GATCCCCCGCACGCCGGCGAACAGGTCGCGTTTGATGGCGCCGTAGATCCGCTCTTGCGCGGCGTCGCCCGTGGCCATCGACCAGGCGAAAAAGCGTTTGAAGAGACTCATAGGGAGGACGTCCAGTCTTCCGCCAGGGCCTCGTAGGCGTCGAGCGCCGTCGCCAGCTGAGCGATGGGGAGGTGCTCGTCCACCGTGTGCGCCAGCGTGTCGTCCCCGGGACCGAAGCCGATCAGCGTCGCGCCCGTCTTAATAAAATGTCCGCCGTCGGTCGCGAACCGCCAGAGACCGGTCGTGGGCACGCCGCCCATCGCCTTGCCGAGTACCCGCTCGGCGGCGCGTAGCGCCGGGTCGTCGGCTCGGGTGACGAATGGGCCGTTGCAGGCGGTTTGTTCAACGGCATAACCGGTATAACTCGTGCGGAGGGCCGACGGGATGAAGATCCGCGCCTTGGAGCCAGGGATGACACACCGGTCCGCCAGTGCCTGGAGGCGGGCGACGACGGTTTCGTCGGATTCGCCCGGCACGTTGCGCCAGTCGATCGTCAACCACGCCTCGGCGGGGATGACGTTCGAGCTGATCTGGTCGGTGCGGAAAAGCGTCGGCGCGCAGGAGCTCTGCCCGAGGTCGGGGTCGGTGTTCCGCTCCACCGCCGGCAGGCCGGCGATGAACCGGGCGACGACC
The sequence above is drawn from the Rhodothermales bacterium genome and encodes:
- a CDS encoding M20/M25/M40 family metallo-hydrolase gives rise to the protein AVDIKGPLAAQVYGAARLKDRGVVPPGDVYVTAVVYEEIGGLGAEYLTHTLTPPYIVIGEPSWNELRRGHRGRLELQLHVTGRSVHASIPERGVNPLEVVARFIAGLPAVERNTDPDLGQSSCAPTLFRTDQISSNVIPAEAWLTIDWRNVPGESDETVVARLQALADRCVIPGSKARIFIPSALRTSYTGYAVEQTACNGPFVTRADDPALRAAERVLGKAMGGVPTTGLWRFATDGGHFIKTGATLIGFGPGDDTLAHTVDEHLPIAQLATALDAYEALAEDWTSSL